In Plutella xylostella chromosome 8, ilPluXylo3.1, whole genome shotgun sequence, the genomic stretch cggcggtggaggcGGCAGCTGGGGCACGGCTCGGCGCCCCGGAGGCGGTGGCGGTGGTGGGTATGGGTATCGCCGCCGGTTCGAATTCAAATATTGAGATGTTCGCTGTCCGCTGGGTCTGTTTGACATTTGTTGATTTTTGTATCGTTCCCGATTGGGTTGTCTTCTCCAGTTTAAATTACCGGCTTGTATCATATtaccagttttttttattccttttgAATTGGTCACTAAACTGGAAAGTTTATCGCCGAACAAATACTGATCTCTTTTAGTATCCTTCAAGGGTTCTATTAATGATTTTTCGGCCAATGGTATTATGAGAGATCTTCGCGTGTAGGTCTCGGCAAAGTGTGAGTCAGCAATTATTTGCGCGCAGTCGTTCAAGGAGCGCACAATGTCTGATATGTTGGGGTTCTTTTTCAAAAGCGAGGTCATTGCACTTCCTAACGCAGATAGTGCACTTCCCAGCTGGTTTTGTTTACTCAGCATTAGCTTGTCTCGGtttttatattggtcgttCAACATGGAAGTTACCTCCGGGTTTAGAGAGGGAGCCTTCGCAAACTGCATATTGcttggaaataaatatttttttatcagttCCTCTTtggtttctttttttaaaccgttttgcaaaatatattgtagTCTTTTACTGATATCGTCGTGGATATTTGGGCCCCAAATAACCTCTTCTGGTTCGAAATTACCCAGAGCGCGAAGTAATTCAGCGTCATAGACGTCTTCTTCGGCTTCGATATCTTGACTTGGTCCAGCATCGTTGTTAACTTGATTAACTACTGATGATAATGAAGGTCTTATAGGTTCATCCTGGCCTTCTTTTTGAGTATCCTCTTCACTCAAATTTATTGTTGGGATTGATTCACCTTCGAAAATATGGTCGGTTAAGTCGTTATTATCGACATCTGCCATATTATGTACATCGGCTGATATTTCTTCGTTATTGTAATGCTCTGAAAagagcaaaaaataataatatatttaataagcTATGTAGGTAGAATCATTTTTTCACCGAAACAAACGATTCCCACAGCATAAAACAAACTTAGGTAAGGAGCGAGACAAGCTTACAAATTACAATATGTAATTGGGTTACATTACTGTGGCTATAAGTCACGTAATGGTTTGCCGCAGCACATAAGTTAGATAAAGCTTAGCAAAGATAGTCTAATTGGTTTACAATGTGTAAATCCTTTACATTTTGCAATATGCAACTaggcaaaataaaagcaaTGCAAAGAAACGATTAAATACTTTTTCATTAATATAATGAAATATGCGactagataaaataaatgcaatGAAAAATACttcatttaatataataaattgtcAGCTATAAGCTTCAATAATAAATCACGGTCAATATTTCGATGTAATCGTCAATATGACGAATAGCAATATTCTAATACATTGTAATCATGTGTTAAAAACCAGTTGTAATGTGAGCAAAAGatgtaaaaagtttttatttttaaaatttaaatcttaccTTCAATTTCTGCAATATCTTCGTCACTAGAATATATCACGCGATTTTGGcgttttttccgtttagaaagAAGTTTTTCCTCGTACTTCTTTAACTTTCGCAGATATCTTTGTTCACTGTCTTCTTCATGTTTTCTTTTTGGCATTTTTCAAACagaaacttttaaataaatacggttaagaaaaatatttttaggcTATGTGCGTTCGCCGCGCGCGCACGGACAAGAATGGAGCTGGCACCTCACCGACTGAAACAGGCAGCGTCGGGTCGAGGAGAGGGAAGTGAGGAACCAGTTTCACTTTCTTTCTCTCTCTGACGCTGAAACTATGTGCGGTACCTACGTTCGGGCGTAGCAGGGCTACTAcatggtaaaaaaataagttaaaataaatctcGGAAGACGAAGAcaagataattataattttggcaattagtttatttacctacttctATGGGCAAAATCAGGCATCTATCCAATGAAGATAAACCTATGTGTTATTGTTAGGCTTAGTAGACCCTCTTAATCAAATTGTTATATAGgtattgaaatataattatattcattgGAAATGTTGGATGTCACATTCAtgttaagctgcgtacagaccgggccaacgaacaccaacggttatcccaacgatggatatttatcatacataatacagcgcagattgcagcaacgaaggtcaacgaaaacCGCTCGTTGGCGTTCCTTGTCTGTACGCGGCTTTAAACTATGATTTTGTAGGGGTATGTAGGACTAAAATGTAGGAAAGAATACCTTTAGATTGATGATAGTGTCAGACATATGTTTCTTGACATCAGTATCGGAGGCGGGTCCAGTCTTCAGTGACAAATGCACCAGGCGCTTGAACTCGTTGTGCTCCACCACCTCGAAGTAGAACTGGACCGGGTTGGACTGCTGCATTATTAGAAACCTGGAATGTCATGGAAACAAATTGGTTCAATATTAGTTGATTCAAATTGCAAGGACATTATAATTCTGGAGGGTTGACTTTATTTAGTCAGACCCTAATAAGGATAGATAATTAAACACACCCAAACTCCTGGCAATAATAAGCCTGTGGCAAAAATCTTTCAATggctttaaaattttacattaatCCATTTACAACTTTTAAATCAGTGCACTTGGACTTTTCTGACTCACTTCCTGAAGCTGACATCTCTTCCTGATGTGTTTCTATTGTGTCTctgtttacatattttatttatattatatcctacttacatattattggATGAGCACTGTTGCAAGAGCCGCACCAGTTGTGAGGGGAAGTTGTCGAAGTCGATGAGCAGTCCCTGCTGCCTCTTCAGATCCTCGTAGTCGCACCGGGTCACATTCAGAACAAAAAGAAACGCTGGATCCTCATCATCAGACAGAATGATTCTCtggaaagtaagtaagaacaCATAATTTTCAATAGTAGCGTTGAATTTTTGGTAATTACTAGCCTAGGTGTTTAGCTAACTCATATTGTATTATAATCGAAAAAAGGCAAATATTGTAGGTACCAAGCTATCATTCTCGTAAACTTTATCCACTGTGATAGTGATATCTTTCTTGCAGTCTTCAAAACCCCGTTTGAATGTgacaaaatattttcctttgTGGTAAGAATCCCGGCCCATTTTATGGTATTGTGAGAATATTGTAAAGTTGAATAATTTccaatcaaatcaaataaagTATCAGACAACGACAAAACTTGAACAAAACAGAGACAGATACctactttacaaaaaaattaagttactCTGTGAAGAATTGCATTCGAATATGTAGCGACTGTGTGCGTGTGAGGGAGGCTGGCACAAGTTAGGCCAGTAGAAATTCAGGTAAACGCGTGGAATGGAATACAGCCCAAGTTTACATTTGCCGCGTAATTTCAACTGTCAAAACAAATTGTCATTTTGCCAATGGTTAGCGGTTGCGATTTCGGGTGATTTTTCTCTcagtttttgtttataaaattcaCTAGCTTCGCGAAAGTGGAGTCGATACTTTCTTATaagaataagtaaataaattacgaGGAATATGTGGAATGGTAAAGGATTTAACAACGATGAACAAAAGAGTTGTGAGTCATCCGGTCGCCGGCTATCGTTTTAATAATGATGAatgtattttgaaattttcagATCAATCTACTGCCGGCGGGGGATTTTTCAACTCACCAAGTCAATTTGGAAACGCTGCTACTCCGAATCAAGCGCAAAAAACTGTGAGTTTGAAAATATTGGTGTGTATATCATACTTTAAAATTACCACTGTAAAATAACCTAACTCTCTACAATGGTCTTTTATAGGGTCGCAGAGCGTCACGTACAGCACCAATTGTAATTAGGCAAGCACTCCACTGCGGGGACGATGGAGTCAAGATATGGGGCACTGAAATTCAAATTGCCTCTATTGTTGCCAGAGTTAGAAACATACGCATGCAAAGTACCAAAATTACATACACCATACAAGATATCACTGGCCGCATGAAGGCTGTGCTTTGGTTAGATCAGGAATCTATGGATGAAGATGTAAGTGAACCATTACATTGATATTAATAAACTATTGTTTAAGGTTACAAGTACAAGTAAGGGTACTTACATTCAAGTGTCATagataatcataatcattacaTACCTAAACATTTTAATGACTAATATTCTAGTTTTCTAAATTCTAAACTTACTTTCTTATGCACAGGACAAATCTACACCAAAAGTGGAAGTTAATGATTACATTCAAATATTTGGAAATGTGAAGACAAATAGAGGGAAGAAAGTTCTGATGGCATTCAAGATTATGCCCATCACGGATATCAACGCTATCACATTCCACTACCTGCagtgtattaataataaaattaaaatggaaGCTGACTCCAAAAAGGTAAATTACTCATAAActtgaaattataataattataggtcTGAGTGATAGCAAACAAGTTATTTTAGACTTTGTTGGAGCTTTCCAAAGTATTTCATACCCACCCTTTCATCTACCAGTGTTGCAAATTATGGTATTCTAAGCTAAAAGCTTTGTCTCACCAAGGTACAAGTATTTACACCTTTcatgtgacaccctgtatgtgaGAGTCTGTATTTAGTTTCTTTTCACCTTACAACCCAccacaatgtttttttaactcTGCTAAGTCTAACTACTATAAACTTTTTCAGGAGAAAGTTATCAACAACAATTCCACATTCACGGGTGGTCTGCCGGCCAACTCTATGGTTGGAGTTGGAGACACGGGGGGTTCTGTCAATGGACTAAACGCTCGGCAAATGATGGTGTTCAATCTTATAAGAGCCTCGTCCCTGGAGCAGGGCATAAGCAAGACCGATATGTATGCAACATTGAAAGACAAAATGGCACAGATGGAGTTTGAGTAAGTATAAAAGGGTTATCACATAGGCAATAGTTCTGCAGGTtgacattataatatacttcCAGAACTTATTATCTGAAAAACTTGCAGAAGTAGGCTTGCTATATCAGTTTACACTCATGCACACACATGTCAACTTGTgcaatgtttaatttacatgaagtaaaacatttttgttttgatgACTAATAGGTGTAGCCTTGACTTGCAGGAGTATCTTTGAATTAATAATGGCTCCACTTACAAGAacacttaaaaaaacattgcgCTAATAACATGTTTTCTTTGTTACAGAAATATTCTTGAATGGATGTGTGGGGAGGGCCACATTTACTCCACAATAGATGAAGAGCATTTCCGAGCTACTGATGCTTTCTGAGTTTTTAATCACACATTCCATCCtgattttcatttaaaagttGTTGTATCATTCATTGTATATGTATCTTGTTTACTATAAGTGGccattatttttgaaaaatatacacaaatacagtaaagttaaaataaaattatttatttcatttacccct encodes the following:
- the LOC105381648 gene encoding replication protein A 32 kDa subunit, which encodes MWNDQSTAGGGFFNSPSQFGNAATPNQAQKTGRRASRTAPIVIRQALHCGDDGVKIWGTEIQIASIVARVRNIRMQSTKITYTIQDITGRMKAVLWLDQESMDEDDKSTPKVEVNDYIQIFGNVKTNRGKKVLMAFKIMPITDINAITFHYLQCINNKIKMEADSKKEKVINNNSTFTGGLPANSMVGVGDTGGSVNGLNARQMMVFNLIRASSLEQGISKTDMYATLKDKMAQMEFENILEWMCGEGHIYSTIDEEHFRATDAF